In a genomic window of Tripterygium wilfordii isolate XIE 37 chromosome 8, ASM1340144v1, whole genome shotgun sequence:
- the LOC120004215 gene encoding uncharacterized protein LOC120004215 encodes MVNLIHKLIKTKSSSLRIITSFKTLQPPNPTSALNSPLQTHLNIANQFSLFKSTITEDLTHSPHVFYPSFPLGHCLNRVLSTGFCQSEAVETDDSRTVWADSVKKKRKKKMNKHKYKKLRKRLRRKSRA; translated from the coding sequence ATGGTCAATCTTATACACAAACTCATCAAAACCAAATCTTCCTCTCTAAGAATCATTACGTCCTTCAAAACCCTACAGCCTCCAAACCCCACATCTGCTCTCAACAGTCCTCTCCAAACACATCTTAACATAGCCAACCAATTTTCTCTCTTCAAGTCCACTATCACTGAGGACCTTACTCACTCCCCGCATGTCTTCTACCCCAGTTTTCCGTTGGGTCATTGCCTGAACCGGGTTTTATCAACTGGGTTTTGTCAATCTGAGGCTGTGGAGACGGATGATTCGAGGACGGTCTGGGCAGATAGTgttaagaagaagaggaagaagaagatgaacaagCACAAGTACAAGAAGCTGAGGAAGCGTCTCCGGCGAAAGTCCAGAGCTTAG
- the LOC120004390 gene encoding protein MHF2 homolog, with product MGMGRKRRAKKEEISITMDQISFDPDLIHAIFKHVWSRRTLEREGKEGDDVTEREAGVGTSKKNRPTSANAKALKLSCELLRVFLAEAVQRAATVAEVEGANKIEVTHFERILPQLLLDF from the exons ATGGGAATGGGGAGAAAGCGAAGAGCGAAGAAGGAGGAAATTAGCATTACTATGGATCAAATCAGCTTCGATCCT GATTTGATCCACGCTATCTTCAAGCACGTTTGGAGCAGAAGAACTCTTG AGCGCGAGGGGAAGGAAGGCGATGATGTCACAGAACGTGAG GCAGGAGTTGGAACATCCAAGAAGAACAGACCAACCTCTG CTAATGCAAAAGCACTGAAGCTGAGTTGTGAACTTCTTCGAGTTTTCCTCGCAG AGGCTGTGCAGCGCGCTGCTACAGTTGCTGAGGTTGAGGGTGCTAATAAGATTGAAGTAACTCATTTTGAGAGGATTCTTCCCCAGTTACTTTTGGATTTTTAA